gggattttttatgtttgtttttcttttccagttaaTCTAATTTTACTTCGTACTGTGAAGATTGTCCATGAGCCAAGTGGCACAGTGCAGGTACACGGTAGGCCAGCTAGACGTATTTACACAGTCATCCCCATTATTATATCTTATTGCTGTAAAGTAAATGTTTTGAgatgattttgttttctgtacagGGTCAATATGATTCATTTTTTCATTGCTGTATTTGCTCCTTTTATAAAAATTGACTAGTATTCTGTCAATTACCATGGAatagctttctttctttcttattttaggATCCCAATCATGTCTGTCGTAATGAATatgtttaaatgaatgaatgaatcagggtttcctgttgtctttttgaaatgggaaaaaaagataaaaagttaaaaacaccagaaaacatAACAAGCTACATCTGTTTGAGGAGAAATTTCAGTTTCCATCAGTCCCCTACACTCATCTATAGTCAGCCTTAGAATTTACCCCAGTCCTTCAAATCTGGGGCGTCAGTCTCATTCATTTAGTTCCTCACCTTCGGCATCAGCCTTCACAGCTTTAACTCCGAATTTCTGCTGAATCTGCTTTGTTACGTAAAGTCTTGTTGAAATCGGCTCATATCTCTAACACagatataattattattatgatcATTTGGGATCATACCCAGGTTCTGAAAATAATCTTAGATTATCTTAACTTTTCTCAAGTTTCTTTAGTCACAGTATCCAGCTCTCTTCTCACTAAAGTATGAAGTCAGGTCTTGGTAAGAATTttactttaaaggtcccatattatatattttttcaacaaCTTCATACAGGAGTCAGAGGTCCAGCAACACTGTTTtcaccccaaattcagccttggtccttcatCTCAGCCGTTCCAGATGCAGCTCTAGTGGCTCTCcggagaacgggctgtttctgtgtctgaacctttaaatgtccGTCATGAGTTAGCCTggccacgcccctctctgggagaggatccgaCTTTCACTGGCTcggtgattttagagggcaggctcagctagccggggGGCGGGTCAATGACAGTGTCCACTACCAGGGGGAGAGGTTGTTTCCCTTCATGAGGTCAcgaagggaaagatctcagactcacctgtttgagcacacattcgctaaaaagtggagcaagcaggtgagagaggagacagaatttcctcatttttgggcctcatacacaggctgaGGACACATGaatgttagaaaacctttagaaagtgagtTTTACATAATATGAGACCTTTAAGGATTCATTTCAAGCAGATTTGAatggtttttaaattttatattctttctctttttacatACAGTGTGTGAGCTCTGCACCCAGCCTGTTCCCGTTAAAACTCAATACATCCCTCTTTCCCTCGCAGGCTGTGGATTGAATCAGGATTCTTCACTTCCTCTGggaaatgcattttttccatGTCTGTGTTATAAGCGTGTGATCCACGCTATCTCTGCACACCTCAGCTGTAACCCTGCACTCTGGCATGCACCATATGtggaatgtgttttttattgagTTAAACCTGATTCTATTAGATTACTGTTCATTTACTCAGGTTATAGTGTATATGTCTGGTGTAAAGCTCTATTTGTGGCTTTGCAGGTTTTTCTGAAGGCATCCACTAATGAACACAAATGAATGCATTACTGAGGTATTAGAGAAATCGATTATCATTGAGCAGTAACGTgtcaaatgtttacatttagccCTTGACTTTAAAGCTTACCTACATACTTAGCACTGAACTCCTAAACACTGTGGTTACGATAATGGacagtttaaaagaaagttcagacatttttttaaatttttcttcttcttcatcaaaACCACAATAAATTCTCATTTTCCAACATGTTTTCTTCTAATTCAGTTAATGTTTCATATTTATTGTGCATTCAGGGTTTTTTCTTCCCTtccttttcttcccttttttttctcttcctttttaaacttgtttattcatttttcccttttctttcatctttattttatttctttttttattttctttttttttaagaggaaCTGTTTCACCACCGATATGTATTGTCAGGAGACAAATCATTTGATAACAgtattcaattttattttttctcttttcacatTTCTAATGTGGATCtggtgaaaagagaaaaaaacatgatctgTAATATGCCTTTACATTTTAATCCTACTGTTTCGGTCACTGGCAATATTAAACAGCAAATTTTATTAACTTGATTAACTTTTTGAAATAGCTGTTCCTTGCCCTAAAGGTTGCAGGTTCATAAACAGCTCCTGGATTTTTAGGAATATCACATGCAGTAGGCAAGTAGCTAAAGCAATTCAAGGATGGAAAAGCTGAATTAATAAAGAGATAGCAAAAGCAAAACATATAGAATggctaatagaaaatgtaaaagcaaacactatggaaaaataataaaagtgaaagtaaaaaaaaagttaaattaatgtGAAAAAGGATGATGAAAGAAGTTGTGTAAATGAATTCATTTTTGTagaaaaatctataaaatagttttaaatgtatttacatattatttatatattataatttgtgaatttattcataaatgtctgaatttttttcatcctttttcatAGCTGTGTTCAGTTTTCAGGAAtcttgcttttttaaattgtttctaAACCTTTTTGgtagaaacaaataaataaagaaaaactgagatgTGGCTTTTGTGCAAATACTGAAAGCCGGACTTTCTTACCAACCACCATGAAGACAGAGCTGGACTGTGGGGCTTTTAGTGCTGCCACAGAGGCTAAGCATTCCACTGTCGCGCTGCTGACTGCCTGGAACTTCAGGACACTGCTGGAGTTGAAGTAATTCTCATCGGCCACGCTGGAGGTGTTGTACAGGCTACTGTCCACAGCTTGGCCATTTTGGCTCCAGGTGACAGTCGGTGTGGGGAACCAAGCTGCTGTGACACACTGAAACTCAACCTGCTGATCCTGCTTCACAGTAACGTTACTTCCCATGATGCTGACTGTCCCACTCTCTGGCAAGACAGAAGAGACAGAGGGAAGCGACACTCAGTGGAAAGTTATTAAGTCATGCTGAGAATAAAAGTCACTCTTAAATTCTTGGCTTCAGGGTCCTAGGACTTTGATATGATATGAGATTGTCTTTCCTAAGTCGCCATGCAGGCAAATGGACTAATCTGCTTCCCTAGCCCTGACTGCTCCCCGGGCGCTGAATCTgcccactgctcctagtgtAACTAGTGATGGGTTACAAGAACAGTACgaatttcagtgtgtttcaCAAGATATGTACtgacaaataaagttaactttaaactttatttcgttttgttatattttaaataaagggggaaaaaacgACATGTCTGACCCCTATttgaatgatgtgtgtgttgttcctgACTGGCTGAAGCTTCTTAGCCTCTCTCTGTTGTATAAGACCTTCGCCATCCTGGTACTGTAGAGACTTCCTGTCTTGTGGAACCACCTTGTGTTTGACCAGAGTTTTGATTGTCTGCtggtttatttatgttctttgtTAACTTATGTCATAAATAAAACCATGGAGTCCATGTGAGAGGGTAACAGACTTCATGGGATTGGTTAGCAGGCAGATCAGCCATGAATGGAGAAACTTATAACTAAGTTTAGGCGAAACCACTCCTGCTCTCTCAGATAGACCTTAAGAGTCAATGTGGACACATATGGTACATGTGTACAATGACTCCAACTCACAACTTTCAGAAGATCTAATTGTGTATTGCTTGATAGCACTAGGTGTCTTAAGAAGTAAAGTTAACTGTTCCAAGTTCACTGCTTGGTTTATAAAAGAAACAttactttaataaaatgaaatcctTTTGACAGCTTTTActacatttttaatcatttgcatTAGTCTAAGAGCACTGTTCCCACAACCACATGCAGCATTAGTCTCCATAAAGTGATTCTATTATATTgccttgttttatttgaaagttAATATGAATTATTATCATCCACCTGAAATGAACTTAAGTTCTCGATTCCCTCACAGGAAGAAATAAGCCTGTAGTCGCCATCATGTGCAGATGCTCTCTAATCACTTCTAATCATAGattttctaaaagtaaaaaatgtgctCTGAGCTTTTTTTATCCTTCTTTGCATCTGCTATTGTTTGTCTGTTGAAGTGAAGTTGACGTCAGAATTTGCCTAAAGGCCAGAGAAACGCCTCACTGCTGCCCTCTAGAGTAAACTCTGTGACCACATCACTCTTGCATTTAAATTCAGCCTTCTTTGTTTGCATGTGGAGAAAATATCACTACGACCCTGAATGTTAGGAAATTTTCTAATCtgagtttgttttgttcacaTTGACTCCCtctatctgtaaaaaaaaaactacacaagACTCCTCAGTCATCAGGTAAACATGAAGAACTGAGCCTGATAGCTGTGAATGACCCCACCTTGAACGTTCAGCTGCGCCGTCTTAGGTGTGTAGTCTCCTTGCACGGTGCAGATAACTGGCCCAGTGTCTCTGCGGGTGACATTATGTATAGAGAACTCCACACAACTCGTGACACCACTGGAGCAGAATCTGGCAGCGAACTGCTCCGACGATGGGATTATTTCCCCAGATGCACGGACGGTAAGGACGAGCAACCCTCGGACCTGCCAGGTCATGACCTGCCACACTCCCTGCACGTTGGCATTGAATCGTACATCAGAACCTTGCAGCACTGTTGCACTCATTGGTTCCAACTGGACCTCCTGTGTCACCACTGGACAGGAAATCATATGTCAACATATGCATGCACAGTGGAGCGTAAAGACATATTTGGCttgaaatacaatttattttgaTCATGGGATTCAGCTCTATTTTT
The sequence above is a segment of the Melanotaenia boesemani isolate fMelBoe1 chromosome 15, fMelBoe1.pri, whole genome shotgun sequence genome. Coding sequences within it:
- the igsf5a gene encoding immunoglobulin superfamily member 5, with the translated sequence MISCPVVTQEVQLEPMSATVLQGSDVRFNANVQGVWQVMTWQVRGLLVLTVRASGEIIPSSEQFAARFCSSGVTSCVEFSIHNVTRRDTGPVICTVQGDYTPKTAQLNVQESGTVSIMGSNVTVKQDQQVEFQCVTAAWFPTPTVTWSQNGQAVDSSLYNTSSVADENYFNSSSVLKFQAVSSATVECLASVAALKAPQSSSVFMVVVPKPTDWTVLIAVVSSFGGLALLVLLILGILFCWKRRKEKQPNYQDEMSRRVRTQRQSRAGGQKQGQVNPSYVPEGQTSVTPSELTDSGFVSSTLEMPDIVNSNRAGDVDESGFRRHRHVTIV